In a genomic window of uncultured Flavobacterium sp.:
- a CDS encoding D-alanine--D-alanine ligase has protein sequence MKLFFHKVSNWEYWPFQVLYVPIYFLWAYYAIKARSVFFFNASNPKIKNGGFIMESKKQIYDLLPKEHYPKTILIRESTDLKKIVSTIVDNSVYFPFIAKPDIGLRGSGVKKIRNVYELTEYAKKANFDFLIQDLIPFKNEVGIFYVRHPHQKEGRITGIVSKEFLIVTGDGISTIEDLICKTPRFKLQLEALQQEYGSELHKVLQNGEMINLVPFGNHARGAKFLDGSNLITPKLTAMINEVATKIPEFYFGRFDIMYNTFEELERGENFQIVELNGAASEPTHIYDPKHSVWFAWKELARHITYMYEISAENHKMGVPYLNYKVGIREYRLHLAQNNKIINF, from the coding sequence ATGAAACTATTTTTTCATAAAGTCAGCAATTGGGAATATTGGCCGTTTCAGGTTTTGTACGTACCTATTTATTTTCTTTGGGCGTATTATGCAATCAAAGCAAGATCAGTTTTCTTTTTTAATGCTTCAAATCCAAAGATTAAAAACGGCGGTTTTATAATGGAAAGCAAAAAGCAGATTTATGATTTGCTGCCTAAAGAACATTATCCGAAAACTATTTTGATCAGAGAAAGTACAGATTTAAAAAAGATCGTAAGTACAATTGTTGACAACAGCGTTTATTTTCCTTTTATAGCCAAACCTGATATTGGTCTGCGTGGTTCCGGAGTAAAGAAAATCAGAAATGTTTATGAATTAACCGAATATGCAAAGAAAGCAAATTTCGATTTTTTGATTCAGGATTTAATTCCGTTCAAAAATGAAGTTGGTATTTTTTATGTGCGACATCCACATCAGAAAGAAGGAAGAATCACCGGAATCGTTTCGAAAGAATTTTTAATTGTTACCGGCGACGGAATCTCGACAATTGAAGATTTAATTTGTAAAACGCCAAGATTCAAATTACAACTCGAAGCATTGCAACAAGAATACGGAAGTGAGTTACATAAAGTTTTGCAAAATGGCGAAATGATAAACTTAGTTCCATTTGGAAATCATGCGCGTGGAGCAAAATTTCTTGACGGAAGTAATTTGATTACACCAAAGTTAACTGCAATGATAAACGAAGTTGCGACTAAAATTCCGGAATTCTATTTTGGAAGATTTGATATCATGTACAATACTTTTGAAGAATTGGAACGTGGCGAAAATTTTCAAATCGTAGAACTTAACGGAGCCGCAAGCGAACCAACACATATTTATGATCCTAAACATTCCGTTTGGTTTGCCTGGAAAGAATTGGCGCGACACATTACTTATATGTATGAAATAAGTGCCGAAAATCATAAAATGGGAGTTCCATATTTAAATTATAAAGTTGGAATTCGCGAATACAGATTGCATTTGGCACAAAACAATAAGATTATAAATTTTTGA
- a CDS encoding NRDE family protein → MCTVSFINNNEVVIITSNRDEKVIRPGALAPRNYCVNGKNIMYPKDQKAGGTWFAVDENGTVLVLLNGGIKKHDSLFLYRKSRGLIALDIISNASPKDFWNEINLEDIEPFTLVLYQKEELYELIWDGITKWKTLLDVTKNHIWSSVTLYSEEIRKSRSRWFFDFLKDKNEISTLDMLDFHRNTQNDDSENGLIINRENTLKTLSVTQVVIKQNKGTMKYFDLIKTEDFSTSFISI, encoded by the coding sequence ATGTGTACAGTAAGTTTTATAAATAATAACGAAGTTGTGATTATAACTTCCAATCGTGATGAAAAAGTGATTCGTCCCGGAGCTCTTGCGCCAAGGAATTATTGTGTAAATGGTAAAAATATCATGTATCCAAAAGATCAAAAAGCTGGCGGAACCTGGTTTGCAGTTGATGAAAACGGAACTGTTTTGGTGCTTTTGAATGGAGGAATTAAAAAACACGATTCCTTATTTCTTTATAGAAAGAGCCGAGGATTAATTGCTCTAGATATTATTTCGAATGCTTCGCCAAAGGATTTCTGGAATGAAATTAATCTCGAAGATATAGAGCCATTTACCTTGGTTCTATATCAGAAAGAAGAATTGTATGAACTGATTTGGGACGGAATTACAAAATGGAAAACATTGTTGGACGTGACCAAAAATCATATTTGGTCATCGGTAACTCTATATTCTGAAGAAATTAGAAAAAGTCGTTCTCGTTGGTTTTTTGATTTTCTGAAAGACAAGAACGAAATCTCGACTTTGGATATGTTGGACTTTCATAGAAATACCCAGAATGATGATTCTGAAAACGGTTTGATTATTAATAGAGAAAATACTCTGAAAACACTAAGCGTGACACAGGTTGTAATTAAGCAAAATAAAGGAACAATGAAGTACTTTGATTTGATCAAAACTGAAGATTTTTCGACTTCTTTTATAAGTATTTAA
- a CDS encoding DinB family protein has translation MLLKSIRHSLEELISLLDQLSDQDYSQSCEALSNATIGEHVRHILEMYQCLENGYESGILNYDNRERNLRLQTETEFAKQFITEIKMGLKSENKIIYLEQEIDGLAIRIQSNYYRELLYNLEHCIHHQALIKVVVLQLNNISVNENFGVARSTIEYRKQCVQ, from the coding sequence ATGTTACTAAAATCAATACGCCACAGTTTAGAGGAATTAATTTCTCTATTAGATCAATTATCTGATCAGGATTATTCACAATCTTGCGAAGCTTTAAGCAACGCAACAATTGGAGAACATGTTAGGCATATTCTCGAAATGTATCAATGTCTTGAAAATGGTTACGAATCGGGAATTTTAAATTATGACAATCGCGAAAGAAATCTTCGTCTTCAAACCGAAACTGAATTTGCAAAACAGTTTATTACTGAGATAAAAATGGGCTTGAAAAGTGAAAACAAAATCATCTATCTCGAACAGGAAATTGATGGACTTGCAATCAGAATTCAGAGCAATTATTATAGAGAATTACTCTATAATCTGGAACATTGCATTCATCATCAGGCTTTGATAAAAGTAGTTGTTTTACAGCTTAATAATATTTCGGTTAACGAGAACTTTGGTGTGGCGCGTTCCACCATAGAATATAGAAAACAATGTGTACAGTAA
- a CDS encoding DoxX family protein codes for MKTAKLAWILRVVAAGILLQTLFFKFSGAAESIYIFSTLGIEPYGRIGSGIAELICAILILIPKATWIGAFGASGIMTGAILSHLFVLGIVVENDGGFLFLLAILTLMCCLTLLYFDKNKLFNLLKLK; via the coding sequence ATGAAAACAGCAAAATTAGCCTGGATTTTAAGAGTCGTCGCTGCGGGAATCTTATTGCAAACCTTGTTTTTTAAGTTTAGCGGAGCAGCAGAAAGTATTTATATTTTTTCGACTTTAGGAATAGAACCTTACGGAAGAATTGGGTCTGGAATCGCCGAATTAATTTGTGCCATTTTAATTCTGATTCCAAAAGCCACTTGGATTGGAGCCTTTGGTGCGAGTGGAATAATGACCGGAGCAATTTTGTCTCATTTATTTGTCTTAGGAATTGTAGTAGAAAATGACGGAGGATTTCTGTTTTTGTTAGCCATTCTTACCTTAATGTGTTGTTTAACATTGCTTTATTTCGATAAAAATAAATTGTTTAATCTTCTAAAACTAAAATAG
- a CDS encoding YHS domain-containing (seleno)protein, which translates to MKKLVLFVLILVSGISFAQNDAKRINQYNLENKVAIQGYDPVGYFNQGKAIKGKKEISASYQGVIYKFSSSENKDAFLKNPSKYEPQYGGWCAYAMGSAGEKVEINPETFKIIDGKLYLFYNAFFNNTLKTWNKEETKLKSQADTNWKNIYK; encoded by the coding sequence ATGAAAAAGCTAGTATTATTTGTGTTGATTTTGGTTTCAGGTATTTCATTTGCTCAAAACGATGCGAAACGAATTAATCAATATAACTTAGAAAATAAAGTTGCAATTCAGGGTTATGATCCGGTTGGATATTTTAATCAGGGAAAAGCAATCAAAGGAAAAAAAGAAATTTCAGCTTCTTATCAAGGTGTGATTTATAAATTTTCGTCAAGCGAAAATAAAGATGCGTTCTTAAAAAATCCGTCAAAATATGAACCTCAATACGGCGGATGGTGCGCTTATGCAATGGGAAGTGCCGGCGAAAAAGTCGAAATAAATCCTGAAACTTTCAAGATTATCGACGGTAAACTTTATCTGTTTTACAACGCTTTTTTTAATAATACTTTGAAAACCTGGAATAAAGAAGAGACGAAACTAAAGTCGCAAGCAGATACAAACTGGAAAAATATATATAAATAA
- a CDS encoding peroxiredoxin-like family protein translates to MKKLILIFLVTFTTVANAQNAIPKSATDIAPLLIGEKIPDITLKTAENAVVKISDLLKKKKTVLVFYRGGWCPYCNMHLQALAEAEKQILDSGYQIIAVSPDAPENLKITEEKDKVKYTLLSDSKGELIKAVGIAYEAPENYKSVINVHSKGANTNFLPVPSVFVLNPESDILFEYISPDFKQRISTDLLVSVLTNIK, encoded by the coding sequence ATGAAAAAATTAATCCTTATTTTTTTAGTAACCTTCACAACGGTTGCTAACGCACAAAACGCGATTCCAAAATCGGCGACAGATATTGCTCCTTTATTAATAGGAGAGAAAATTCCCGACATTACTTTAAAAACAGCTGAAAATGCAGTTGTCAAAATTTCTGATTTACTTAAAAAGAAAAAAACAGTTTTAGTTTTTTATCGAGGCGGTTGGTGTCCATATTGCAATATGCATTTGCAAGCTTTGGCTGAAGCCGAAAAACAAATTCTCGATTCAGGATATCAAATTATTGCCGTTAGTCCAGACGCACCCGAAAATTTAAAAATTACAGAAGAAAAAGATAAAGTAAAATATACCTTACTTTCTGATTCAAAAGGAGAACTTATCAAAGCTGTAGGAATTGCTTATGAAGCTCCGGAAAACTATAAATCAGTAATTAACGTACATTCAAAAGGAGCCAATACCAATTTCTTACCAGTTCCGTCTGTTTTTGTTTTGAACCCGGAATCTGATATCTTATTCGAATATATTTCTCCTGATTTTAAGCAGCGCATTTCGACCGATTTACTTGTTTCAGTATTAACAAATATCAAATAA
- a CDS encoding Crp/Fnr family transcriptional regulator: MYEDLKYWYLRDHKLFRTLSYSQIKQLCIITGFKKASKGEIIYFSTSDLPRIFLLKKGNIKIVAIDDDGNETIKDIIQKGDLFGELTLETDSKNEEYAKVLSDDVAICSFLMSDFEDLLLRNPTLALSYTKFVGLKMKRIKNSYANLISKDAKTRLHQFLKDWAEKEGIQTGNTVVLDNYLTQSDIAQIICTSRQTATQLLNEMETNNLLAYNRKEIIIPDITKI, translated from the coding sequence ATGTACGAAGATTTAAAATATTGGTATTTACGAGATCATAAATTGTTTAGAACGTTGAGTTACTCACAAATCAAGCAATTGTGTATTATTACAGGTTTTAAAAAAGCTTCAAAAGGAGAAATTATTTATTTTTCCACTTCAGATTTACCCCGAATCTTTTTACTTAAAAAAGGAAACATCAAAATTGTAGCCATTGATGACGATGGCAACGAAACCATAAAAGATATTATTCAGAAAGGAGATTTGTTTGGCGAATTGACTTTAGAAACCGATTCTAAAAACGAAGAATATGCAAAAGTCCTTTCCGACGATGTAGCAATTTGCAGTTTTCTAATGTCGGATTTTGAAGATTTATTACTTAGAAATCCAACTTTAGCACTTTCATACACCAAATTTGTTGGTCTGAAAATGAAGCGTATCAAGAATAGTTATGCCAATTTAATTTCCAAAGACGCAAAAACAAGATTGCATCAGTTTCTAAAAGATTGGGCCGAAAAAGAAGGTATTCAAACTGGAAATACTGTTGTACTTGATAATTATCTTACTCAAAGTGATATTGCTCAAATCATTTGTACATCAAGGCAAACCGCGACACAATTGTTGAATGAAATGGAAACGAATAATCTTTTAGCCTATAATAGAAAAGAAATTATCATTCCCGATATTACCAAAATATAA
- a CDS encoding acyl-CoA dehydrogenase, which yields MDFNLTEEHLMIQQAARDFAQNELLPGVIERDEKQIFPTEQIKKMGQLGFMGMMVDPKYGGSGLDAISYVIAMEEISKVDASASVVMSVNNSLVCWGLQEFGTEEQKQKYLPGLASGEIHGAFCLSEPEAGSDATSQKTTAVDMGDHYIVNGTKNWITNGNTASVYLVIAQTHPELKHKGINALIMTKDMPGFSIGPKEQKMGIRGSDTHSLMFSDVKVPKENRIGEDGFGFKFAMKTLAGGRIGIASQALGIASGAYELALKYSKERKAFGTEICNHQAIAFKLADMAVNIEAARHLCMKAAWDKDQHKNYDVSGAMAKLFASQVAMDTAVEAVQIHGGNGYVKEYHVERFMRDAKITQIYEGTSEIQKIVISRSVIAG from the coding sequence ATGGATTTCAATCTGACCGAAGAACATTTAATGATTCAACAAGCCGCTAGAGATTTTGCTCAAAACGAATTGTTGCCAGGTGTTATTGAACGTGACGAAAAACAAATTTTTCCGACGGAACAAATTAAAAAAATGGGGCAATTAGGATTCATGGGAATGATGGTTGATCCTAAATATGGCGGAAGCGGACTTGATGCAATTTCATACGTAATTGCAATGGAAGAAATTTCTAAAGTCGATGCATCTGCTTCTGTAGTAATGTCTGTAAACAACTCATTAGTTTGTTGGGGATTACAAGAATTTGGAACTGAAGAACAAAAACAAAAATATTTACCGGGTCTGGCTTCAGGTGAAATTCACGGAGCTTTTTGCTTAAGCGAGCCAGAAGCAGGAAGTGATGCAACTTCTCAAAAAACAACTGCGGTTGATATGGGAGATCACTATATTGTAAACGGAACAAAAAACTGGATTACAAACGGAAACACAGCATCAGTTTATTTAGTAATTGCTCAAACGCATCCTGAATTAAAACATAAAGGAATCAATGCTTTGATTATGACCAAAGATATGCCTGGTTTTTCTATTGGACCAAAAGAACAAAAAATGGGAATTCGTGGATCTGATACACACTCTTTAATGTTTAGTGATGTAAAAGTTCCTAAAGAAAATAGAATTGGAGAAGATGGTTTCGGATTTAAATTTGCGATGAAAACTCTTGCCGGAGGTCGTATTGGTATTGCTTCTCAAGCTTTAGGAATTGCTTCCGGAGCTTATGAATTAGCTTTAAAATATTCTAAAGAACGTAAAGCTTTCGGAACTGAAATTTGCAATCACCAAGCAATTGCTTTTAAACTTGCTGATATGGCAGTTAATATCGAAGCAGCGCGTCATTTGTGTATGAAAGCGGCTTGGGATAAAGACCAACATAAAAATTATGATGTAAGTGGAGCAATGGCAAAATTGTTTGCTTCTCAAGTGGCGATGGACACGGCGGTAGAAGCAGTGCAGATTCACGGAGGAAATGGTTATGTAAAAGAGTACCACGTAGAACGTTTTATGCGTGATGCAAAAATTACTCAAATCTATGAAGGAACATCAGAGATTCAGAAAATTGTAATTTCAAGATCAGTTATTGCAGGATAA
- a CDS encoding chalcone isomerase family protein, with product MKKILLLLTLLLSAQFSTVSAQATLDVNGVTVPRKIEVQNKTMQLNGAGGRSKMWLEVYVQALYLSQLSQDPKFIIDSDTEMAIRIEITSAMVSSNKLTKAMNTGFEKSAGSNLEELRPRIEDFKTLLSDAIKEKDVFILWYNPLDQTVSVIKNDVSKGKIPGFDFKKALFGIWLSDKPVDETLKKHLLGQ from the coding sequence ATGAAAAAGATTTTACTATTACTTACACTACTTTTAAGCGCCCAATTTTCGACGGTTTCTGCACAAGCTACACTTGATGTAAATGGCGTTACTGTTCCAAGAAAAATTGAAGTTCAAAATAAAACAATGCAACTTAATGGTGCAGGTGGAAGATCGAAAATGTGGTTGGAAGTTTATGTACAAGCCTTGTATTTATCGCAATTAAGTCAGGATCCAAAATTCATTATTGACAGTGATACTGAAATGGCAATTAGAATTGAAATTACCTCAGCAATGGTTTCTTCAAACAAATTGACAAAAGCAATGAATACTGGTTTTGAGAAATCTGCAGGAAGCAATCTTGAAGAATTACGTCCAAGAATCGAGGATTTCAAAACTTTATTAAGTGATGCTATTAAAGAAAAAGATGTATTTATTTTATGGTACAATCCTTTAGACCAAACTGTGAGCGTAATTAAAAATGATGTTTCAAAAGGAAAAATTCCTGGATTTGATTTCAAAAAAGCATTATTCGGAATCTGGTTATCTGACAAACCAGTTGACGAAACATTAAAGAAACACTTATTGGGACAATAA
- a CDS encoding Glu/Leu/Phe/Val dehydrogenase dimerization domain-containing protein — MKDLLQQFEDKAPEIVFNWKDSETEAEGWTVINSLRGGAAGGGTRMRKGLDMNEVLSLAKTMEVKFSVSGPAIGGAKSGINFDPNDPRKKGVLQRWYKAVSPLLKSYYGTGGDLNVDEIHEVIPMTEECGVWHPQEGVFNGHFKPTEADKINRIGQLRQGVIKVIENPKFSPDVTRKYTVADMITGYGVAEAVRHFYATYGGDIKGKKAIVQGFGNVGSAAAFYLAEMGAKVIGIIDRDGGLIKEEGFSFEEIRTLFLNKDGNKLVADNMIPFEEINSKIWTIGAEIFTPCAASRLVQQSQIDSLIANGLEVISCGANVPFADKEIFFGSIMEEVDHKVSLIPDFISNCGMARVFAYFMEKKVQMTDEAIFNDTSEIIKNAIVKAHALSSSKTNISATAFEIALKQLV, encoded by the coding sequence ATGAAAGATTTATTACAGCAATTTGAAGATAAAGCACCTGAAATTGTTTTTAACTGGAAAGATTCTGAAACAGAAGCCGAAGGATGGACTGTTATTAATTCACTACGTGGAGGAGCCGCAGGTGGAGGAACAAGAATGAGAAAAGGCTTAGATATGAATGAAGTTTTATCATTGGCCAAAACAATGGAAGTTAAATTTTCGGTTTCGGGACCTGCAATTGGAGGCGCTAAATCAGGAATAAACTTTGATCCAAATGACCCGCGCAAAAAAGGAGTTTTGCAACGTTGGTACAAAGCAGTTTCACCATTATTGAAAAGTTATTACGGAACTGGTGGAGATTTAAATGTAGATGAAATTCACGAAGTGATTCCTATGACGGAAGAATGTGGTGTTTGGCATCCGCAAGAAGGAGTTTTCAACGGACATTTTAAACCAACTGAAGCTGACAAAATTAATAGAATTGGACAATTACGTCAAGGTGTTATCAAGGTAATCGAAAACCCAAAATTCTCACCAGATGTTACCAGAAAATATACTGTTGCCGACATGATTACAGGTTACGGTGTTGCCGAAGCTGTTCGTCATTTTTATGCTACTTATGGCGGAGACATTAAAGGTAAAAAAGCAATCGTTCAAGGTTTTGGAAACGTAGGTTCTGCTGCGGCTTTTTACCTTGCAGAAATGGGCGCAAAAGTAATCGGAATTATTGATCGTGACGGCGGATTAATTAAAGAAGAAGGTTTTTCTTTTGAAGAAATCAGAACTTTATTCCTTAATAAAGACGGAAACAAATTAGTTGCCGATAATATGATTCCGTTTGAGGAAATCAATTCTAAAATCTGGACAATTGGTGCTGAAATTTTCACGCCTTGTGCTGCTTCTAGATTGGTACAACAAAGTCAAATTGATAGCTTAATCGCAAACGGATTAGAAGTTATTTCGTGTGGAGCAAATGTTCCTTTTGCTGACAAAGAAATTTTCTTTGGTTCGATCATGGAAGAAGTGGATCATAAAGTAAGTTTGATTCCTGACTTTATTTCAAACTGCGGAATGGCGAGAGTTTTTGCTTATTTCATGGAGAAAAAAGTTCAAATGACTGATGAAGCGATCTTTAATGATACTTCTGAAATTATAAAAAATGCGATTGTAAAAGCTCATGCTTTAAGTTCGTCAAAAACAAATATCAGTGCAACTGCTTTCGAAATTGCATTGAAACAATTAGTGTAA
- a CDS encoding energy transducer TonB: MTSTDSSDKKKSLLISTAIYAVLLLLLFFIRFWPPYNPENNVALAEGGGGGGVTVNFGDSDLGSGANYKSEVLEVKNEAKQAPAKATPDEAIITQENTTDDNDVVIPTKEKPKKATPVVKPEVKPVPEKPKVSNSTNDALSSILKGSNKGGDGDDKVAGNKGKANGSLGSSGYYGTGGSGGRTGGGNGTGNGIGTGSGYGAGSGGGSGGGSGYSLNGRKALSKPAPKYTCDEAGKVVVEVTVDQSGKTISAIPGVKGTTNTAKCLLDQAKIAAMNTRWSPDSNAAAKQIGNIVYNFSLD, translated from the coding sequence ATGACTTCTACGGATTCTTCAGATAAAAAGAAATCTCTATTAATATCTACGGCAATTTATGCTGTATTACTGTTGCTTTTATTTTTCATTCGCTTTTGGCCTCCTTATAATCCGGAAAACAATGTTGCACTTGCAGAAGGCGGCGGCGGTGGTGGTGTAACTGTAAATTTTGGAGACAGTGATTTAGGTTCGGGAGCAAATTATAAAAGTGAAGTTCTGGAAGTAAAAAATGAAGCTAAACAAGCTCCGGCAAAAGCAACTCCAGACGAAGCTATTATTACGCAAGAAAATACAACGGATGATAATGACGTCGTAATTCCGACGAAAGAAAAACCTAAAAAAGCAACTCCGGTTGTTAAACCCGAAGTAAAACCAGTACCCGAAAAACCAAAGGTTTCGAATTCTACAAATGATGCTTTATCGAGCATTTTAAAAGGATCAAACAAAGGCGGTGATGGCGATGATAAAGTTGCAGGAAATAAAGGAAAAGCAAACGGAAGTTTAGGATCTAGCGGTTATTATGGCACTGGAGGTTCCGGTGGCAGAACTGGCGGAGGAAACGGAACAGGAAATGGTATTGGCACCGGAAGCGGTTACGGAGCCGGAAGCGGTGGTGGTTCTGGCGGAGGATCTGGATATTCTTTAAACGGTCGAAAAGCATTATCGAAACCTGCACCAAAATATACTTGTGACGAAGCCGGAAAAGTAGTTGTTGAAGTTACTGTTGATCAAAGCGGAAAAACTATTAGCGCAATTCCAGGAGTAAAAGGAACAACAAACACAGCAAAATGTTTACTGGATCAGGCAAAAATTGCAGCTATGAATACAAGATGGTCTCCTGATAGTAATGCAGCTGCAAAACAAATTGGAAATATAGTCTATAATTTTAGCTTGGATTAA
- a CDS encoding biopolymer transporter ExbD, with product MSIKRKRRFHAEVATSSLSDIMFFLLLFFLIISTLANPNVIKMTLPKAKSNEKTNKQLISLSVTEDKKFYIDKQPVEFDALETTLMSKIGADKQQTVVVRIPFNLQVQDLVDVLQIGVKNNLKFVIATSPK from the coding sequence ATGTCTATTAAAAGAAAAAGAAGATTTCATGCCGAAGTAGCAACTTCATCATTGAGTGATATTATGTTTTTCTTGCTGTTGTTTTTCTTAATTATTTCAACGCTTGCAAATCCTAATGTTATCAAAATGACTTTGCCAAAAGCGAAATCAAATGAAAAAACAAACAAGCAACTGATAAGTTTATCCGTTACCGAAGATAAAAAATTCTACATCGACAAACAGCCAGTTGAATTTGATGCTCTCGAAACGACTTTAATGTCAAAAATTGGAGCCGACAAACAACAAACCGTTGTCGTTCGAATTCCGTTTAACTTACAAGTTCAGGATTTAGTAGATGTACTGCAAATAGGAGTGAAGAACAACTTGAAGTTTGTAATTGCTACAAGTCCGAAGTAG
- a CDS encoding MotA/TolQ/ExbB proton channel family protein: MFSFIQVQTDTIANAASNVVIEKIAPNTEISVLGFILKGGFFLIPIAILLFYTFYVIIERYLYISKASKIDSRLMQDVGDKLNSGNIELARTIVERSNTAAGNILKEGVLVIGRPIAEIESNMDRAADIEIGEMERRLGHLGLIAGIAPTLGFIGTISGVIKIFYSISVTENISIGNISGGLYEKMISSGSGLIVGIIAYSAYHLLNGKIDDFALKIQKQILEFVNIIQRS; this comes from the coding sequence ATGTTTAGTTTTATACAAGTACAAACAGATACCATTGCAAACGCCGCTTCTAACGTAGTTATTGAAAAAATTGCTCCAAATACCGAAATCTCAGTTTTAGGATTTATCTTAAAAGGAGGTTTTTTCCTGATTCCAATTGCCATCTTACTATTCTATACTTTTTATGTAATCATAGAACGTTATTTATACATCAGTAAAGCTTCAAAAATTGACAGCCGATTAATGCAGGATGTTGGCGATAAGCTAAATTCTGGTAATATCGAATTGGCAAGAACAATTGTAGAAAGAAGTAATACCGCAGCTGGAAATATATTGAAAGAAGGAGTTTTGGTTATTGGAAGACCAATTGCCGAAATTGAATCAAACATGGATCGTGCCGCAGATATCGAAATTGGAGAAATGGAACGTCGTTTAGGTCACCTTGGATTAATTGCAGGTATTGCGCCAACACTTGGTTTTATTGGAACAATTTCTGGAGTTATCAAGATTTTCTACAGTATTTCGGTTACAGAAAATATCAGTATCGGAAACATTTCCGGAGGTTTATACGAAAAAATGATTAGTTCCGGATCAGGACTTATCGTTGGTATTATTGCCTATAGCGCTTACCATTTATTAAACGGAAAAATTGATGATTTTGCTTTAAAAATTCAGAAACAAATACTAGAATTTGTAAACATAATTCAAAGATCGTAA
- a CDS encoding folylpolyglutamate synthase/dihydrofolate synthase family protein: MNYQETTNWMFNQLPMYQLQGASAYKEDLTNIKLLAAHLDNPQNGQKYIHVAGTNGKGSTSHMLASVLQEAGYKVGLYTSPHLKDFRERIKINGEEISEDFVCEFVAKHKDFFEANDMSFFEMSVGLAFDYFASEKTDIAIIEVGLGGRLDATNIITPLVSVITNIDLDHTQFLGNTPALIAGEKAGIIKPNVPVVIGEYTAETQPVFLAKAEENKAPIYFAADLISEVFPSDLIGDYQFHNKKTVQETITVLNSQNEFKVSDESLKVGLLNVVKNTGLQGRWQQLGENPKIVCDTAHNKHGLAVVMNQIKNETFENLHIVLGVVNDKDLDSILPLFPKKAQYYFCSPNSSRGLGVEILREAAKNHDLLGEKYDSVAEAFAAAKENAAQNDFIYVGGSTFVVAELPLN; encoded by the coding sequence ATGAACTATCAGGAAACTACCAATTGGATGTTTAATCAACTACCAATGTACCAACTACAAGGCGCTTCGGCATACAAAGAAGATTTGACCAATATTAAGTTGTTGGCAGCACATCTTGATAATCCTCAAAATGGGCAAAAATATATTCACGTTGCAGGAACCAATGGCAAAGGATCTACTTCGCATATGTTGGCTTCGGTTTTGCAGGAAGCGGGATATAAAGTTGGATTGTATACTTCGCCACATTTAAAGGATTTTAGAGAAAGAATTAAAATCAACGGCGAAGAAATTTCAGAAGATTTTGTTTGTGAATTTGTCGCAAAACACAAAGATTTTTTTGAAGCGAATGATATGAGTTTCTTCGAAATGTCTGTTGGTTTGGCGTTTGATTATTTTGCTTCGGAAAAAACAGATATCGCGATTATTGAAGTTGGCCTTGGCGGAAGACTTGACGCTACCAATATTATAACGCCATTGGTTTCTGTGATTACAAACATTGATTTAGATCATACTCAGTTTCTTGGAAATACTCCGGCGTTAATCGCAGGTGAAAAAGCCGGAATTATAAAACCGAATGTTCCTGTTGTTATTGGTGAATATACTGCGGAAACTCAACCTGTATTTTTGGCTAAAGCCGAAGAAAACAAAGCACCAATATATTTTGCTGCAGATTTGATTTCCGAAGTTTTCCCTTCAGATTTAATTGGCGATTATCAATTTCACAATAAAAAAACGGTTCAGGAAACTATTACTGTTCTAAATTCTCAAAATGAATTTAAGGTTTCTGACGAAAGTCTAAAAGTTGGTTTATTGAACGTTGTAAAAAATACGGGATTACAAGGAAGATGGCAGCAATTGGGAGAAAATCCGAAAATCGTTTGTGACACCGCGCACAATAAACACGGATTGGCTGTTGTGATGAATCAAATAAAGAATGAAACTTTTGAGAATCTTCATATTGTTCTTGGAGTTGTAAACGATAAAGACTTGGATTCTATCTTGCCTCTTTTTCCTAAAAAAGCACAATACTATTTCTGCAGTCCAAATTCTTCGAGAGGTTTAGGCGTTGAAATCTTGAGGGAAGCTGCCAAAAATCACGATTTATTGGGAGAGAAATATGATTCTGTAGCCGAAGCTTTTGCTGCTGCGAAGGAAAATGCTGCTCAAAATGATTTTATCTACGTTGGCGGAAGTACTTTTGTTGTAGCCGAATTGCCATTAAACTAA